In Thalassophryne amazonica chromosome 14, fThaAma1.1, whole genome shotgun sequence, one DNA window encodes the following:
- the LOC117524951 gene encoding basic leucine zipper and W2 domain-containing protein 1-A-like, protein MSNQKQQKPTLTGQRFKTRKRDEKEKFDPAQFQESVVQGLNESGTDLEAVAKFLDASGAKLDYRRYAEILFDILVAGGMLAPGGTLSEDVSCTEFCLFKAQEDMETMQAYAQVFNKLIRRYKYLEKGFEEEIKKLLLFLKGFTESERNKLAMLTGILLANGNISASILSSLFNENLVKEGVSASFAVKLFKSWLSEKDINSVSASLRKVAMDNRLMELFPANKRSCEHFSKYFTDAGLKELSDFARNQQSIGARKELQKDLQEQMSRGDSLKDIIVYVREEIKKSNISEQTMIGLIWSSVMSLVEWNKKEELVTEQAIKHLKQYSPLLKAFTNQGISELTLLLKIQEYCYDNIHFMKAFQKIVVLLYKADVLSEEAILKWYSEAHVPKGKSIFLEQMKTFVEWLKNAEEESESEGEETD, encoded by the exons ATGAGTAACCAAAAGCAGCAGAAGCCTACACTAACAGGCCAGCGCTTCAAAACTAGAAAAAGAG ATGAAAAGGAGAAGTTTGACCCTGCCCAGTTTCAGGAAAGCGTCGTTCAAGGTTTGAATGAAAGTGGCACTGATTTGGAAGCTGTTGCAAAGTTCCTTGATGCCTCTGGAGCCAAGCTTGACTACCGACGGTATGCTGAGAtcctctttgatatcttggtggcTGGTGGAATGCTGG ctCCAGGGGGTACTTTGTCAGAGGATGTGAGCTGCACAGAGTTCTGTCTTTTCAAAGCACAAGAAGACATGGAGACCATGCAGGCATATGCACAG GTCTTTAACAAACTCATCAGGCGTTACAAATACTTGGAGAAAGGCTTTGAAGAGGAGATTAAAAAG ctgctgctgtttctcAAGGGCTTCACAGAGTCCGAGCGCAACAAGCTGGCCATGCTAACAGGAATTCTGCTGGCTAACGGCAATATCTCTGCATCCATTCTCAGCAGCCTCTTCAATGAAAACCTGGTCAAAGAAG GTGTTTCAGCAAGCTTTGCTGTGAAACTCTTCAAATCCTGGCTTAGTGAAAAGGACATCAACTCTGTTTCTGCCAGTCTGCGAAAGGTCGCCATGGACAACAGGCTCATG GAGCTGTTTCCTGCCAACAAGCGGAGCTGTGAGCACTTCTCAAAGTACTTCACAGATGCTGGACTCAAGGAGCTTTCAGACTTTGCAAGGAACCAGCAGTCCATAGGGGCTCGCAAAGAGTTGCAGAAAGATCTGCAAGAGCAGATGTCACGTGGTGACTCGCTTAAGGAT ATCATCGTCTATGTCCGCGAGGAAATAAAGAAGAGCAATATCTCTGAGCAGACGATGATCGGACTAATTTGGTCCAGTGTGATGAGCCTTGTGGAGTGGAACAAGAAGGAGGAGCTCGTCACAGAACAAGCCATCAAACATCTAAag CAATACAGCCCTCTGCTGAAGGCTTTTACCAACCAGGGTATTTCTGAGCTCACCCTCCTGCTGAAGATCCAAGAGTACTGTTACGACAACATCCACTTCATGAAGGCCTTCCAAAAAATTGTTGTACTCCTCTACaaag CTGATGTCTTGAGTGAAGAAGCAATTCTGAAGTGGTACAGCGAAGCCCACGTACCCAAAGGAAAAAGCATTTTCCTTGAACAGATGAAAACATTTGTTGAATGGCTTAAGAACGCAGAGGAAG